The following proteins are co-located in the Fructilactobacillus carniphilus genome:
- a CDS encoding NAD(P)H-binding protein, protein MKYAVTAATGRFGQLVVNHLLTRVSFRDIVIIARNLDKAHQLYPAYLDIRQGDYDDPASLQAALADVDRVLLISSHPNEAVPRITQHKNVVQAAVQNHVHWLGYTSFFHADRCQNPLAADHLATEQFIAQTNLPHSFLRNNWYLNNEFPALQAALQQKEPVVTTAGNQTIGWAAEHYYAEAAANFLSNPEDELKSSYELTGVFHTYEELVKAVRTVTGQDVQLQQLTPAEYQAWLQQQNLDGATQQFLINCQVLMSSGALGPQVAEQTVEMGMSHEAIAKRRAQYQDLPQALGRPLPSLTEQVRDMLAPKPGYLL, encoded by the coding sequence ATGAAATACGCGGTCACCGCGGCAACCGGCCGTTTCGGCCAGTTAGTCGTCAACCACTTACTGACTCGGGTGTCCTTTCGCGATATCGTGATTATTGCTCGTAATCTCGATAAAGCCCACCAGCTCTACCCCGCCTATTTAGACATCCGTCAGGGTGATTATGACGATCCTGCCAGTTTACAAGCAGCGTTAGCGGACGTTGACCGAGTCCTTTTAATTTCATCCCATCCGAATGAAGCGGTCCCGCGGATCACTCAACACAAAAACGTCGTCCAAGCCGCCGTCCAGAACCACGTGCACTGGCTTGGTTACACCAGTTTCTTTCACGCCGACCGCTGTCAGAATCCACTGGCCGCAGATCACTTAGCTACCGAACAATTCATTGCGCAAACCAATTTGCCCCACTCCTTTCTACGGAACAACTGGTATTTAAACAACGAATTTCCAGCCCTTCAAGCTGCGTTGCAGCAAAAAGAACCAGTCGTAACGACGGCCGGCAACCAGACCATTGGTTGGGCAGCAGAACACTATTATGCAGAGGCAGCCGCCAATTTCTTGAGTAATCCCGAAGACGAATTAAAATCCAGTTACGAACTAACCGGCGTTTTCCATACCTACGAGGAGTTAGTTAAAGCCGTCCGGACCGTCACGGGTCAAGACGTTCAGTTGCAACAGCTGACTCCGGCTGAATACCAAGCCTGGTTACAGCAGCAAAACTTAGACGGTGCGACCCAACAGTTCTTAATTAATTGCCAAGTTCTAATGAGTTCTGGTGCGTTAGGACCGCAAGTAGCGGAACAAACGGTGGAAATGGGTATGAGTCACGAGGCGATTGCAAAACGCCGCGCTCAGTATCAGGACTTACCCCAGGCGCTGGGCCGTCCTTTACCGAGTCTTACGGAACAAGTTCGAGACATGTTGGCGCCGAAACCAGGTTATCTTTTATAG
- a CDS encoding HdeD family acid-resistance protein — MFSSERKFDPFTLVVGILFAILSLVMLKYPGGSLVVVAYIIAFAMVMEGIFKLADLTAIDKSLGISNTWVIISAVLDLILGVLIIFMPGLGGIYLWVVLSISFIMDSLFELWASRYISKNQKGYFWFTVILAVIGLILGIVLLFNPVLGVSTSLFLIAFYLMFFGILLIIRSF; from the coding sequence ATGTTTAGTTCCGAAAGAAAATTTGATCCCTTTACTTTAGTAGTGGGAATTTTATTTGCAATTCTTTCATTAGTAATGCTGAAATATCCAGGTGGCTCCCTAGTGGTGGTTGCTTACATAATTGCCTTTGCGATGGTAATGGAAGGAATCTTCAAGCTAGCTGATTTAACGGCGATTGATAAATCACTGGGAATCAGTAACACGTGGGTAATTATTAGTGCCGTCCTAGATTTGATCTTAGGAGTCCTAATCATCTTTATGCCTGGTTTAGGTGGCATTTACCTTTGGGTTGTTTTGTCAATTTCATTCATCATGGACTCCCTCTTCGAACTTTGGGCTAGTCGTTACATTAGCAAGAACCAAAAAGGTTACTTTTGGTTTACTGTAATCCTCGCTGTCATTGGTTTGATTTTAGGAATTGTTCTCTTATTCAACCCAGTGTTAGGGGTAAGTACCAGCTTGTTCTTAATCGCCTTTTACCTGATGTTCTTTGGAATCTTATTGATCATCCGTTCGTTCTAA